Genomic segment of Gammaproteobacteria bacterium:
ATCCTGCTAGTTTGCGGGGCAGGAATAGCATGGTCAGCTTTTTCAGGGGGAGGCGGAACTAATGCGGATTCTGGTAGCACCGGGAAAAATGCAAAAGCCAGAGCGAAATGGGCAGGTAAAAAAGAGTTTGCATCGGCTCGAAAGCTGGCGATCAAGCAGCTAAATGGGCGGAGCCGTAAAAGTGCATGTGTGTGGATTATTCGCCCAACCACACTGGAATTTCCTGATGAAGCTTGTGAATTTAAGGTCTACAAGTCGGGTCGAAAGCAAAAGCTACCCCCTAAGACTGGGGCAATCCCTAAAGAAAGCCCTGTTGTTGTTAAAGGTGAGAAGCATAACTTCTATAGCAAGTTTGATGAAAAAAAGGTTGCTGCTGAAACTATCTGGATTCCTGATACTCAGCGATCTGTAATGGTTGTCGGTGCGCCTGGTTCTGGTAAGACATTCTCTGCAATTGATCCGATGCTGAGAG
This window contains:
- a CDS encoding type IV secretory system conjugative DNA transfer family protein translates to MDTRQIETQPQQASPISGEPASASFLPSYVTPQMLLILLVCGAGIAWSAFSGGGGTNADSGSTGKNAKARAKWAGKKEFASARKLAIKQLNGRSRKSACVWIIRPTTLEFPDEACEFKVYKSGRKQKLPPKTGAIPKESPVVVKGEKHNFYSKFDEKKVAAETIWIPDTQRSVMVVGAPGSGKTFSAIDPMLRAVVEQGYPLILYDFKYPTQTSTIAWYAEQMGYEIRVFAPGFPESDVINLLDFLTGDPQIDAALARQLANTMNK